Proteins encoded within one genomic window of Candidatus Scalindua japonica:
- a CDS encoding DUF6079 family protein, producing the protein MKYKDLIQFDPIETVVQLRDADRSPAAHQLVNTYVISEEMADRLTNLVFPQLQFKSPVDNKGLLVVGNYGTGKSHLMSVISSIAEDESLLSALNHQDVAESAKQIAGHFKVIRTEIGATTMSLRDLLVGELEEHLDKLGVAYLFPDAGSISGHKRAFEEMESKFLEKYPDHGLLLVVDELLDYLRTRKDQELILDLNFLREIGEYTKSSRFRFVAGVQEAIFDSPRFSFVADSIRRVKDRFEQILIARNDIKFVVSERLLKKTVEQQVKIREYLTPFAKYYGNMNERMEEFVRLFPVHPDYIDTFERVTVAEKREVLKTLSMGMKEVLEKDVPDDLPGIIAYDSYWGILKQNASFRAVPEIKAVIDCSQVLESRIEQAITRSIYKPMALRLIRALSVHRLTTGDIHAALGATAAELRDSLCLYDSTNAEMGSNEPELDLQTHVETVLREIHKTVSGQFISSNPDNGQFYIDLKKTDDFDALIDKRAESLDDPALDRFYYEALRRVMECQDTTYVTGYKIWQHELEWLERKAARTGYLFFGSPDERSTAVPQRDFYLYFIQVYDQSPKINRYLKEKNSDEVFFRLNGTDEEFQISLKNYAAALDLASTSSGHAKATYETKANLFLRNLVQWLQKHMMDAFEVTHQGKTKSITDWAKGKSLRDLAGISAHETINFRDLVNAVSGICLSTCFEDQAPDYPFFSVMITGSNRQQAAMDALRAIAGQSKTKQATAVLDALELFDGDKIDTTKSKYASFILDITRKKGHGQVVNRNEIIQDYNGIEYMNPEKTRLEPEWSIVIIAALVYAGEIVMAIPGKKFDATALQMMAGTPMDELVRFKHLEQPKEWNLPALKALFELLGLAPGMAQLVSQGKDEPVQQMQQSVTGIVKKVVMTQQSIRDGLAFWGINLLSEEHLAEQKEVLSQAKEFFESLQAYNTPGKLKNFKYSVEDIKGYGKAVKLLDTIAILREFISDHGTAASWLSTAEAVLPSDHDWSDRMKAIRQDIMSDVTSSKSNIKSLGVSVSKKLNELKGEYITIYTTLHTKARLGVNDDKRKARLLNDSRLKILQKLAGIDLMPRQQLTDFQTRLSSQRSCFSMTEQELSQTPVCPHCGYRPSVENRESHLQGSAMLGQLDEELDTMLEGWTETILDNLEDPITQSNLELLKTDARDAVDTFIKTRELPESLDGEFVNALREVLSGLIKVAVKTGDLQRALRVSSGPATPTEMKKRFDEYIDGLTRGKDPAKVRIVME; encoded by the coding sequence ATGAAATATAAAGATTTAATTCAATTTGACCCTATTGAAACAGTTGTTCAGTTACGTGACGCAGACCGGTCGCCAGCAGCGCACCAACTGGTAAATACGTATGTGATTTCAGAAGAGATGGCAGATCGCCTGACAAATCTTGTATTTCCTCAACTCCAGTTTAAATCGCCAGTTGACAACAAGGGACTTTTAGTAGTTGGTAATTATGGTACCGGTAAATCACATCTGATGTCTGTCATATCCAGTATTGCTGAAGACGAATCACTCCTTTCCGCCCTTAATCATCAAGATGTTGCCGAATCAGCCAAACAGATTGCCGGACACTTTAAGGTAATTAGAACTGAAATTGGCGCCACAACCATGTCACTCAGAGACCTTCTTGTTGGTGAACTGGAAGAGCATCTGGATAAGCTGGGCGTTGCTTATCTGTTTCCGGATGCCGGATCAATTTCCGGCCATAAAAGGGCTTTTGAGGAAATGGAATCCAAATTTCTTGAGAAATATCCTGACCATGGCCTGTTACTGGTAGTCGATGAGCTTCTTGATTATCTGAGAACCCGAAAAGACCAGGAATTAATATTAGATCTAAATTTCCTTCGTGAAATTGGAGAGTATACGAAGAGTTCACGTTTTCGCTTTGTGGCTGGTGTCCAGGAGGCTATTTTTGACAGTCCACGTTTTTCCTTTGTTGCTGATAGTATAAGAAGGGTTAAAGATCGCTTCGAGCAAATACTGATTGCACGTAACGATATTAAGTTTGTCGTCTCAGAGAGATTGTTGAAAAAGACGGTGGAACAACAAGTTAAGATTCGGGAATATCTTACTCCATTTGCAAAATATTACGGTAATATGAATGAACGTATGGAAGAGTTCGTTCGACTCTTTCCTGTACACCCTGACTACATTGATACCTTTGAGAGGGTGACGGTCGCTGAAAAGCGTGAAGTGCTTAAAACCCTGTCTATGGGGATGAAGGAAGTTCTTGAGAAGGATGTTCCAGATGATCTGCCCGGTATAATAGCCTATGACTCCTATTGGGGCATATTAAAACAAAATGCTTCGTTCAGAGCTGTCCCTGAGATAAAAGCGGTTATAGATTGCAGTCAGGTACTAGAGTCTAGAATTGAACAGGCAATTACCCGTTCAATTTATAAACCCATGGCATTGCGGTTGATTCGTGCACTATCTGTACACCGGCTTACAACCGGTGATATCCATGCAGCGTTGGGTGCCACAGCAGCAGAACTGCGAGATAGTTTATGCCTTTATGATTCCACGAATGCAGAAATGGGTAGTAATGAGCCGGAACTGGATCTGCAAACGCATGTTGAGACCGTTCTGCGTGAAATACATAAAACGGTCAGTGGACAATTCATATCTTCTAATCCGGATAATGGTCAATTTTATATAGATCTGAAAAAGACTGATGATTTTGACGCCCTCATTGACAAACGTGCCGAAAGCCTTGATGACCCAGCATTGGACCGTTTCTACTATGAAGCCCTCCGAAGAGTAATGGAATGCCAGGATACCACTTATGTTACAGGCTATAAAATCTGGCAACATGAGCTGGAATGGCTGGAACGTAAAGCTGCCAGAACCGGTTATCTTTTTTTCGGTTCGCCAGATGAGCGGTCGACAGCGGTTCCTCAGAGAGATTTCTACCTCTACTTTATTCAGGTCTACGATCAAAGCCCCAAGATTAACCGATATTTAAAAGAGAAAAACAGTGACGAGGTATTCTTCAGACTGAACGGTACTGACGAAGAGTTTCAGATATCACTCAAAAACTATGCAGCGGCTCTTGATTTGGCATCAACATCATCTGGACATGCAAAGGCAACCTACGAAACAAAGGCAAATCTGTTCTTGCGGAATCTGGTTCAGTGGTTGCAGAAACACATGATGGATGCTTTTGAAGTTACCCACCAGGGAAAAACCAAGTCCATTACAGACTGGGCCAAAGGAAAATCCTTGAGGGATCTTGCAGGCATTTCTGCTCATGAGACCATAAACTTCCGGGATTTAGTCAATGCTGTCAGTGGAATCTGCCTCTCAACTTGTTTCGAGGATCAGGCCCCTGACTACCCTTTTTTCTCTGTAATGATAACGGGTAGTAACCGGCAACAGGCTGCTATGGATGCCTTGCGTGCTATTGCCGGTCAGAGTAAAACAAAACAGGCAACTGCTGTTCTGGATGCCCTTGAGCTGTTTGATGGAGATAAGATTGATACGACTAAATCAAAATACGCATCTTTCATTCTTGATATTACCAGAAAGAAAGGTCACGGCCAGGTTGTCAACCGAAATGAAATCATCCAAGACTACAATGGTATCGAATATATGAACCCCGAGAAAACAAGACTTGAACCGGAATGGAGTATAGTGATTATTGCAGCACTGGTTTACGCGGGTGAAATCGTCATGGCTATTCCCGGAAAAAAGTTTGATGCCACCGCACTTCAAATGATGGCTGGTACTCCCATGGATGAGCTGGTTCGTTTCAAGCATCTGGAGCAACCGAAAGAGTGGAATCTTCCAGCCTTGAAGGCCCTTTTTGAGTTGCTGGGTCTGGCTCCCGGAATGGCACAGTTGGTTTCTCAGGGGAAAGATGAGCCGGTACAACAAATGCAACAGTCCGTAACCGGAATTGTGAAAAAAGTAGTGATGACACAGCAATCAATCCGTGACGGCTTGGCCTTCTGGGGGATTAATTTGTTGTCTGAAGAACACCTTGCCGAGCAAAAAGAGGTGTTGAGTCAGGCGAAGGAATTTTTCGAATCGCTACAAGCATACAACACACCAGGGAAATTGAAGAACTTCAAATACAGTGTAGAAGATATAAAAGGGTATGGTAAAGCTGTTAAGTTGCTGGATACTATTGCTATTCTACGAGAATTCATTTCAGACCATGGAACGGCAGCATCCTGGCTCTCTACGGCTGAAGCTGTTTTACCATCCGATCATGATTGGTCAGACCGGATGAAAGCCATCAGACAGGATATTATGAGTGATGTTACCAGTTCAAAGTCCAATATAAAAAGTCTGGGAGTATCTGTTTCTAAGAAACTGAACGAACTCAAAGGAGAGTATATAACAATTTACACCACGTTACATACAAAGGCCAGACTGGGAGTAAATGATGACAAACGAAAGGCCAGATTGCTGAACGATTCCCGACTTAAGATACTCCAGAAACTGGCCGGAATTGATTTGATGCCAAGGCAACAGTTAACAGATTTCCAGACCAGACTCAGCTCTCAGAGAAGCTGTTTTTCGATGACAGAGCAGGAACTTTCACAAACACCGGTATGCCCACATTGCGGATACAGGCCATCAGTTGAGAACCGGGAATCTCATCTGCAGGGCTCGGCTATGCTGGGCCAGCTCGATGAAGAGCTGGATACTATGCTGGAAGGCTGGACCGAAACCATACTGGACAACCTTGAAGATCCAATCACGCAATCAAATCTGGAACTGCTGAAAACCGATGCTAGAGATGCTGTTGATACATTTATCAAGACCAGAGAGCTACCTGAATCGCTTGATGGCGAATTTGTAAACGCATTACGTGAGGTCTTGTCCGGTCTGATAAAGGTGGCTGTAAAGACAGGTGATCTTCAAAGAGCCCTGAGAGTCAGTAGTGGTCCGGCAACCCCAACAGAGATGAAGAAACGGTTTGATGAATATATCGATGGACTGACCAGAGGAAAGGATCCGGCAAAGGTACGTATTGTCATGGAGTAG
- a CDS encoding tetratricopeptide repeat protein yields the protein MPRMKHLFLIIISILIINHANFVSATEEATSDLSRSIDELKKVLEKEPSNIEAHYFLGLAYHDKGMESEAIDAFSKTMELDQSYKNAYFYLGTIYTSQGNIDNAIDIFKKLLKVDKTNARAEYNLGFLYNKKELTDDAIAAYKRAIEIRPDYHQALNNLGMIYSKKGQPDNAITSYAKAIEINPDHAETYYNLGTVYLEQSRFDDAIAKLEKAIALTPGFLEAHYNLGIAYRKKGMLDSAESAFNKALEIDPEDIKVLNSLALTLHEKGDYENAIITYENIGAINPKDVNVRYNLGIAYYKAGMLNEAITALQKVFALKPDHIKARYNLGIIYMEKNKFSQSIEEFQEVLKIDPLHAKAYVNLGVAQYRNGLPDEALAAYNKAIEIKPDYAEAYYNSGFTFLKKGLIEDAINVLKKGIERCSDSAILCFLLGNAYSEKGLLDDAIVAWKKAIEVNPKHYKAHNNLGVAYYLKGLADMAIISLKQATKIKDDYADAHYHLGSIYIEKDMPEEAVAELARTIELNPNHKKAHYNLGLIYRHLGDLDSAIAEWKTAVKLDPTYSKAYNNLGIAYDFKNKIDEAIYQYKHAIEMKSDYGIAHYNLGIAYAKKGDMENAIYKLRKAIEINPDNPDAHFALGIIYRAKWKIKESEREISVYNRLKAVPE from the coding sequence ATGCCCAGGATGAAACACCTTTTTCTCATAATAATTTCTATTTTGATTATAAATCACGCTAATTTTGTGTCAGCAACGGAAGAGGCAACAAGTGATTTAAGCAGATCAATTGATGAATTGAAAAAGGTATTAGAAAAAGAGCCATCAAATATTGAGGCCCATTATTTTCTTGGATTAGCCTATCATGATAAGGGAATGGAATCTGAGGCGATAGACGCGTTCAGCAAAACCATGGAACTTGATCAGAGCTATAAAAATGCATATTTTTATCTGGGCACTATCTATACCAGCCAGGGGAATATTGATAATGCAATTGATATATTCAAAAAGCTACTTAAGGTTGACAAAACCAACGCCAGGGCAGAATACAATCTGGGTTTTCTTTATAACAAAAAAGAGTTAACAGATGACGCAATTGCCGCGTATAAAAGGGCGATTGAAATCAGGCCGGATTATCATCAGGCGCTAAATAATCTGGGAATGATTTATAGCAAAAAGGGACAACCGGACAATGCTATCACAAGTTATGCAAAAGCTATTGAGATAAATCCTGACCACGCGGAAACATATTACAACCTTGGGACCGTCTATCTTGAACAAAGCAGATTTGATGATGCTATCGCTAAACTTGAGAAGGCAATAGCTCTGACGCCAGGTTTTCTGGAAGCACATTATAACCTGGGAATTGCTTATAGAAAGAAGGGAATGCTGGATAGTGCGGAATCTGCATTTAATAAAGCATTGGAAATTGACCCGGAAGACATCAAGGTATTAAACAGCCTGGCATTAACACTTCATGAAAAAGGTGATTATGAGAATGCTATAATTACGTATGAGAATATAGGGGCCATTAATCCGAAGGACGTAAACGTACGTTACAACCTTGGCATCGCTTATTATAAGGCAGGAATGCTAAATGAGGCGATTACCGCACTGCAAAAAGTATTTGCATTAAAGCCGGACCATATAAAAGCCCGTTATAACCTTGGCATTATCTATATGGAAAAAAACAAATTCAGCCAATCCATTGAGGAGTTCCAGGAGGTATTAAAAATTGATCCTCTTCACGCGAAAGCATACGTTAACCTGGGAGTGGCCCAATACAGGAATGGACTACCCGATGAAGCACTTGCGGCTTACAATAAAGCGATAGAGATAAAGCCGGATTATGCTGAAGCATATTATAATTCAGGCTTTACGTTTCTGAAAAAGGGCCTTATCGAAGATGCCATAAATGTATTGAAAAAAGGTATAGAACGCTGCTCTGACAGCGCTATTCTTTGCTTCCTTCTGGGCAATGCGTATAGTGAAAAGGGATTATTGGATGACGCGATAGTCGCTTGGAAAAAGGCGATAGAAGTAAATCCAAAACATTATAAGGCACATAATAATCTTGGAGTTGCGTATTATTTAAAAGGGCTGGCTGATATGGCGATAATCTCCCTTAAACAGGCGACTAAAATAAAAGATGACTATGCTGATGCGCACTACCACCTGGGATCAATTTATATTGAAAAGGATATGCCTGAGGAAGCGGTCGCAGAACTTGCCAGAACGATTGAGCTAAATCCCAATCATAAAAAAGCCCACTATAATTTAGGCCTCATTTATCGCCATCTGGGTGATCTGGATAGCGCTATTGCGGAGTGGAAGACTGCTGTCAAGCTGGACCCAACATACTCAAAGGCGTATAACAATCTTGGTATTGCGTATGATTTTAAGAATAAGATCGACGAAGCTATCTATCAGTACAAACACGCGATTGAAATGAAATCCGATTACGGTATCGCGCACTATAATCTTGGCATAGCTTACGCGAAAAAAGGTGACATGGAAAATGCTATCTACAAACTGAGGAAGGCAATAGAAATAAATCCGGATAATCCGGATGCCCACTTTGCCCTTGGTATAATCTATCGAGCGAAGTGGAAGATAAAAGAATCGGAAAGAGAAATTTCAGTCTATAACCGTCTAAAAGCAGTACCTGAATAA
- a CDS encoding GxxExxY protein — MDTDKHRFLYKEETHQIIGCAFEVLNTLGHGLLEKPYENALVVEFGLKQIPFQQQTRFPVIYKSVQVGEYIPDLIVFDKIIVDTKVIEKIGNNEIAQIINYLKITGLRVGLVLNFKHAKLEWERIIL; from the coding sequence ATGGACACAGATAAACACAGATTTTTGTATAAGGAAGAGACACATCAGATTATTGGATGTGCATTTGAAGTTTTGAATACGCTTGGCCATGGTCTTCTTGAAAAACCATATGAAAATGCACTTGTTGTTGAATTTGGTTTAAAACAAATACCGTTTCAGCAGCAGACGCGGTTTCCGGTGATTTATAAATCGGTACAAGTTGGTGAATATATCCCCGATCTGATTGTTTTTGATAAAATTATTGTTGACACCAAGGTCATTGAGAAAATTGGCAATAATGAAATAGCGCAAATCATCAATTATCTAAAGATTACCGGGTTGAGAGTAGGGCTGGTATTAAACTTTAAACATGCCAAACTTGAATGGGAGAGAATTATCTTATGA
- a CDS encoding DNA methylase, giving the protein MKQGELFKKKLVPAKPGSGKLFEEEIVVNDGPVVCLGQEFESDVARREYFAALLREKLNDPEFRKIEGFPIGEDEDILALSDPPYYTACPNPWIGDFIKEWESQKPEKPKNYQYHREPFAVDVSEGKNDPFYRAHSYHTKVPPKAIVTYLLHYTDVGDIVFDGFSGSGMSGLAAYLCENLNSQDKEQIRNIFHGASYNEPSFGPRHSIIGDLGPAAVSIGYSYNRKVNSIEYNKQAKSLIKELRNEFGHFYETLHSDNQSTGIINYTVLSDIFICQSCGAELCYWDIAVDKEKNEHKEIFECTSCKSSLKRSDLDRAYTSYYDNIAGEVVKCVKRKPVLINYYIGKKKYEKIPDSKDIEKSENIDLKRVLQYLPVNKIPYMHMTHERNNLASQGITYIHHFYSARNLFIAAEMWQRIINKYTLLINIFTAINPRLITQMSAYRVGKGKSNLRTGTLYIPSLTSDYNVIGAFESKYKVLSKILLSSEKSKPHTISTTQSHIDLSNIPSNSIDYIFTDPPFGENIYYSDLNYIWESWLGVITNSDSEAIVDKAKKKGNVEYKYLISMSFKEAFRILKKGRWITVEFHNSQNAIWTCIQNALIENGFVIADVRILDKKQGSIKQVIESSAIKQDLIISAYKPVEALNEKINLYTSSEQSAWDFVREHLKMLPVFVSNLGIAEVVIERQGFLLYDRMVAIHVQNNMTVPCSAAEFNLGLKTRFSERDGMYFLSEQVTEYDKKRLQSKGIRQLSLFVTNEASAIQWLYHKLKDKPQTFSDIHPQFMKEISGWSKNEKILELSILLEQNFLCYDGKGRVPEQIHAYLSTNWKELRNLRKEDPSLVAKAKDRWYVPDPSKAGDLEKLREKSLLKEFEEYKASKKKLKLFRLEAVRTGFKKCWQERDYATIISVAEKIPNNVLEEDPKLLMWYDQAVTRSQG; this is encoded by the coding sequence ATGAAACAAGGGGAATTGTTTAAGAAGAAACTGGTTCCAGCCAAGCCCGGTTCCGGTAAGTTATTTGAAGAAGAAATTGTGGTTAATGATGGTCCAGTTGTGTGCCTTGGTCAAGAATTTGAAAGTGATGTAGCACGTCGTGAATATTTTGCAGCGTTGCTTCGGGAAAAATTAAATGATCCTGAATTCCGTAAAATAGAAGGTTTCCCTATTGGTGAGGATGAGGACATCCTCGCTCTTTCCGATCCACCATATTACACTGCCTGTCCGAATCCCTGGATTGGTGATTTTATTAAAGAGTGGGAAAGTCAGAAGCCTGAAAAGCCGAAAAATTATCAATACCACAGAGAGCCGTTTGCAGTAGATGTGAGCGAAGGTAAAAACGATCCATTTTATAGAGCACACTCTTACCATACTAAAGTACCGCCTAAAGCGATTGTAACCTATCTACTTCATTATACGGATGTTGGAGACATTGTCTTTGATGGTTTTAGTGGTTCTGGCATGAGTGGTTTAGCTGCATATTTATGTGAAAATTTAAATAGTCAAGATAAAGAGCAGATAAGAAATATTTTTCATGGTGCTTCATATAATGAACCTAGTTTTGGTCCAAGGCACTCTATTATTGGTGATTTAGGGCCAGCTGCAGTTTCAATAGGATATTCGTATAACCGGAAGGTTAATTCTATTGAATATAATAAACAAGCAAAATCACTGATTAAAGAACTAAGAAATGAATTTGGTCATTTTTATGAAACTTTACATTCAGATAATCAAAGTACTGGAATTATAAATTATACTGTTCTTTCTGACATATTTATATGCCAATCTTGTGGTGCAGAATTATGTTATTGGGATATTGCAGTTGATAAAGAAAAGAATGAACATAAAGAAATATTTGAATGTACAAGCTGTAAATCATCATTGAAAAGATCTGATTTGGATAGAGCCTACACTTCATACTATGATAATATTGCCGGTGAAGTTGTTAAATGTGTAAAAAGAAAGCCTGTCCTGATAAATTATTACATAGGAAAGAAAAAATACGAAAAAATACCAGACTCAAAAGACATAGAGAAATCAGAAAATATTGATTTAAAAAGAGTCCTTCAATACTTACCAGTGAATAAGATCCCGTATATGCATATGACACATGAAAGAAATAATTTGGCAAGTCAGGGTATAACTTATATTCATCATTTTTATAGTGCGAGAAATCTATTTATTGCAGCAGAAATGTGGCAAAGGATAATCAATAAATATACTTTACTTATTAATATTTTTACAGCAATAAATCCAAGGCTTATTACCCAAATGTCTGCATATAGAGTAGGTAAAGGAAAAAGTAATTTAAGAACTGGAACGCTTTATATTCCATCGTTAACGTCAGACTATAATGTTATTGGTGCTTTTGAAAGCAAATACAAAGTTTTGTCTAAAATACTTTTATCTTCAGAGAAAAGTAAGCCACATACTATATCAACTACACAAAGCCATATTGACTTATCAAATATACCTTCAAATTCAATAGACTATATATTTACAGATCCTCCATTTGGTGAGAACATATATTACTCAGATTTGAACTATATATGGGAAAGCTGGCTTGGGGTAATAACTAATAGTGATTCTGAAGCAATTGTTGATAAAGCAAAGAAGAAAGGTAATGTGGAATACAAATATTTAATAAGTATGTCTTTCAAAGAAGCCTTCAGAATTTTAAAAAAGGGAAGATGGATTACTGTTGAGTTCCACAACTCTCAGAATGCAATATGGACATGTATTCAGAATGCTTTAATAGAAAACGGTTTTGTTATTGCAGACGTAAGAATTCTGGATAAAAAGCAAGGCTCAATAAAGCAGGTCATTGAAAGTTCTGCGATAAAACAAGATTTAATAATATCTGCTTACAAGCCTGTTGAAGCTCTTAACGAAAAAATAAATCTCTACACTAGTAGTGAACAAAGTGCATGGGATTTCGTGAGAGAGCACTTAAAAATGTTACCTGTTTTTGTTAGTAATTTAGGTATAGCTGAGGTTGTTATTGAAAGACAAGGCTTTCTACTTTATGACAGGATGGTCGCTATTCATGTTCAAAATAACATGACAGTTCCTTGTTCAGCAGCAGAATTTAACTTAGGTTTGAAGACTAGATTTTCAGAGCGTGATGGAATGTATTTCTTGTCGGAACAGGTTACTGAATATGACAAAAAACGTTTACAATCAAAAGGAATTAGGCAGCTTTCATTATTTGTTACAAATGAGGCGTCGGCAATTCAATGGCTATACCACAAATTAAAAGATAAGCCACAAACGTTTAGTGATATACATCCTCAATTTATGAAAGAGATCAGTGGTTGGAGCAAAAATGAAAAAATACTGGAACTTTCAATTCTGCTTGAACAGAACTTCCTATGTTATGACGGTAAGGGCAGGGTTCCTGAACAGATCCATGCCTACCTCTCTACTAATTGGAAGGAACTGCGTAATCTGCGAAAAGAAGATCCGTCATTAGTTGCCAAGGCAAAAGATCGATGGTATGTCCCTGATCCAAGCAAAGCTGGCGATCTTGAAAAACTGCGTGAAAAATCCCTTCTCAAGGAGTTTGAAGAATACAAGGCGTCAAAGAAAAAGCTCAAACTCTTCCGCCTGGAGGCCGTTCGTACAGGATTCAAGAAATGCTGGCAGGAACGAGACTATGCCACTATCATCAGTGTTGCAGAAAAGATTCCGAACAATGTCCTTGAAGAAGATCCGAAGCTGCTCATGTGGTATGACCAGGCAGTGACGAGAAGTCAGGGATAG
- the brxF gene encoding BREX-3 system P-loop-containing protein BrxF — MPEPILNILKRAIDMSEGTYYRLILLVGESGSGKTKALNDLSIEIGVEVINLNLLLSKQLLEMTPKQRSLQLAKIIEDTIRGEGDTIILDNIELLFDISLKQDPLRLLQMLSRSKTIISSWSGKQDRSKLLYAEAGHPEYRTYDVTDFLIINMDGNSNLNLQLNQER; from the coding sequence ATGCCTGAACCTATTCTTAATATACTTAAACGCGCGATAGATATGTCTGAAGGGACTTACTACCGACTTATACTGCTTGTTGGAGAGTCAGGCAGTGGCAAGACAAAAGCACTTAATGATTTGAGCATAGAAATTGGAGTTGAGGTAATAAATCTCAATCTTTTGCTATCCAAGCAGCTTCTAGAGATGACTCCAAAACAAAGGTCTCTGCAACTGGCGAAGATAATAGAGGATACAATCAGAGGAGAAGGTGATACTATTATCCTCGACAATATCGAATTACTGTTTGATATCAGCCTCAAACAAGATCCATTGAGGCTTCTGCAAATGCTTTCACGTAGCAAAACAATAATTTCATCATGGAGTGGAAAACAAGATCGATCAAAGCTTCTGTATGCTGAGGCTGGTCACCCGGAATATAGAACTTATGATGTCACAGATTTTTTAATCATCAACATGGACGGTAACAGCAATTTGAACCTGCAACTAAACCAGGAGAGGTAG